TCCTATCAATTAATATGGTCTGCTCCACCTGTCAATATTCATCAAACCTGCCTGTCAGGTTATTGAAAATTATTCTCCTAATACAAATGGATGCAGAAAACACATGACAATGGACAGAAGTGCCAACAAACGTAAATTAATGTTCTTCAGACTGCAGACACCGACACATACAATTGGTAACCtcaagattttttttcctctcattttatccCTCTATAACTGCCTTCCTTTACATTATTTATGCTGAAAtaacagtttatttaaaaaaaagaaaatagaagcgGTGCTTCAGGAAATCAGTCTCTGCATGATGTTGGAGTAAGGAGAGACAGCGAGAGAAGTGTCAGAGATGCTTTACAtgctcccgctcctcctccgATCCATTAGCCAATCCAAAACTTTACTGCAGTTCTTTACTCTTCTCCAtggtctctctgtctctccttgtgAACGACCCTGCTGTGTGGCTAGCAGCAGATGTCAGGCTTATGTTGGTCCTTCCTGGCCCACCTCACATCTTGCCAGGTGCAGGCGGCATCATGCCGGGCATCCCTCCAGACATCCCAGTGTTGGGTCCTAGAAGGATCTAGAAGGCAAAGAGGTTGTTGGTTTTCATTTGCGGTGAACTTTCATGACAAAACCTCTTTAAAATACTTGGTTTTTGTGGTTGTTCCGCTAACATGGTCATAGTGAGATATTAAACTTCTAGTGAAGTACATTCGCAGTTCCGCTATAATGCCTGCAACGTTTTTCTCAGCTGTTGCTTTACAcgtatgcacacaaacactcacctgtctctgctgctgtaactgctgctgctccagctgtagTCTTTCCGTCTCAAACACCACAGGCAACACCAGGATCATAAAGGAAGTGGTGCCCATCCAGAGCGCAGAGCGGGAAAAACTGAAACAGATCAACAACCCCATTAGCTTCAAGAAATTACATTTCACTGAAAAGTATCAATCCCTCAGGTTTAACATAGCTAAATAAATCTGTTGAACTTTAGTCAACTAGATGGGATCAAGGATGCAGAGACACGACCAGTGGCTGTTGGAACAGGGAAGGCAAGCAGGCAATTCCAAAAGGGGTCCTGAGCTGAGAGGGGGCCCCTGAGAACACCTTTAAATTCTATGATCAGCTCTGTAGCGGACACACAATAGTCCGACCCTAACAAGGCCCCATGTTGCTATCTTTCTATTAAAAGCTTCAAAACTTTAGATAATATGTTGAAGGCTATTATGTAAAAATGCATACTATGATTATGATATCCCTGGGATTATGCTTCTCTTTTTACCTGGGGAGGTCGTTTTAGTTCTGTGTAGAGCCCCCCAGCTCACTTTTACCCCAAAGTCCCCTGAAACGCTCCTGAAAGTTGCATTTAATCTCTTGATCACATGATCCAGTCTGaaagcctacacacacacacacacacacacacacaccaggcacTGATAGACTGGGAGGAAAAACACTTGGGAGACCAACCTGTAAAACTGCTTGGCCAGTGAGACGGAGCACTGGGCCGACACCTCGGCAGCTGAACGCACCGTGTCTGGAAACATCTCCGTCAGGCCCCACAGCCTCTCCACCAGGGTCTCATCAAACTGAGGAAAAAACAGACGTGAAATGTTACTATTGACAGACTTCAGTAGGGAATTGAACTGCTGCTTTGGAGGAAGTGTATGTGGTGATTAAATGACTTAAAAGCTCTGGTCAAAGGGGTCTAAACTGAGACTGGAAATATGTAGGTGCTTCAATCCCTGTGCATTTGTAGAATGGTGATTGAAGTTCtattacatttttctgaaaGAGTGAACTAAAGCAAATACTGCCTCGTAGATAGTTACTAACAAAACATGCTTTTATCAACTTTGTGAATTAGTTCTCTCCTGGTTGGATAAAGCTGATGTTACCACAGTGAGAAATTCTCTGTCTACAACCGAGACAAACAACCTCATGGAGAAATAAACTGCAGATTATATGAATGAGGACTTATCGCTGCTTGGATTGTGCTTAGAGCTCACCACAGGGCAAAGCCAGAGCAGACACTTCAGGTAGCTAAGACAGTTAGCCTGGGTGCAGCCATGCTAGCTAGCCGAATTTAGCAGAGACAAGGACAGATCGGACACAGCATTTTCAATTGGACCCTCATTCACAGTCCTGAAGCACCAATGAGTGACTAGACACTtacgtcttcatcttcatcgtcgTCGATCTCGTTCTCGGGGGGTCGGATCGACACCGGGCCCGCATCTGGGGACAGCTCTTCGATTGTGGGCATGTCTCCTCCTGGCTccgctcctctcttcctcttatgCCGGGGCGACGGTAGGATTTAGTGTAATTTACTTCCGATCACTTGCTGCCGCCTTTCAATTAAGCTAATGCTAAGAGGCGTGCATCGGGTCCACCAACGacggtctgaggtcacacagtcGGGAAAACGTGAGGCTTGTCCGGGTGGAGTGACGCAAGCAGGGGCAGGGGTCGGTTTGTACTTCACCCAAAAATGTACAGCCCCCTCTGCCGTCGAGACTGTCTTATAGCAGCCTGTAAAAATGTCATTGAGAAGTAGTAATTTTATGTAAAAGTAATGCAATGTATCTTATGTGATAAAGTAATGATTTAGTAATGCTGTATTTTAACTCCCTAAAATCCATTGTAAGATAGATCCAACATTTTGCTGAGAAAAGATTTCATTTAAGCTTAACGAAAGTACAGAGACAGTTCCATTCTTCCAAAAGTGTGACATGTTTAGGTATTTTTCACAGACGACATTTTGACGTGTCACTGTGGAACCATTgattatatatagatagatagatagatggatagatagatggatagattaaTAGATTAATAGATTAATAGATTAATAGATTAATAGATTGATAGAAGCATTGTTAGATCACTAATAATATAGTCATAACACTGACAAACCATAATATTGCATCAATAAAGAATTGGAACATTACATTACCTTGCATTACTTTTAAACAATTACATTGTAACACCAGTAATAAGCAATTCTGGCTTAAATGCTGTATTTGGATATGCTTGACCTGAAAAGATTTCCCAATGTCTTGTCACAAAAGGGAGCCAGGTGACAGCCAAAAAATACAagtcaatttaaatgtttacCAGCTGCAAAAGGCCCTTAACAAAGCGTTGAATGGTCTTTCTTCAAAACATCTACAGTGTTGATCAGCTTTCTGAAATGTTAACAAATGCTCTCCCCAATGGGTTTTCTGTTATCTCTGCTTTTATGCCTTAATACTTCACCTTTAACTTAGCTCTGCTACACATACCATAGTGGggatttaatacatttatccaaatagatttatttaaaaaaaagaggcgaGTCTGTGGGACGGTCTTGAAGATGGAACTGAAACCATGTAATAAACAGTTTtaaaaggtttaaaaataaaaataaatacagttataAAT
The Pleuronectes platessa chromosome 21, fPlePla1.1, whole genome shotgun sequence DNA segment above includes these coding regions:
- the tomm22 gene encoding mitochondrial import receptor subunit TOM22 homolog, encoding MPTIEELSPDAGPVSIRPPENEIDDDEDEDFDETLVERLWGLTEMFPDTVRSAAEVSAQCSVSLAKQFYSFSRSALWMGTTSFMILVLPVVFETERLQLEQQQLQQQRQILLGPNTGMSGGMPGMMPPAPGKM